In Rhodoferax koreense, a genomic segment contains:
- a CDS encoding NADPH-dependent FMN reductase, giving the protein MSQTKVAVVVGSLRKESFNHKLALALAKLAPADFSLEVLQIGDLPLYNQDDDANQADAVKRLKAQVAASQALLFVTPEYNRSMPGVLKNALDHASRPYGQSVWGGKPAGVIGVSVGAIGTAMAQQHLRNVLAYLNVPTLGQPEAFIQAKDGLFNADGSIGDASKAFLQGWMDQYVAWVKKHV; this is encoded by the coding sequence ATGAGCCAAACCAAAGTCGCCGTCGTCGTCGGCAGCCTGCGCAAGGAATCCTTCAACCACAAGCTGGCGCTCGCGCTGGCCAAGCTCGCGCCGGCCGATTTCAGTCTGGAAGTGCTGCAGATCGGCGACCTGCCGCTGTACAACCAGGACGACGACGCCAACCAGGCCGATGCGGTGAAGCGCCTGAAGGCCCAGGTCGCCGCGTCGCAGGCCTTGCTGTTCGTCACACCGGAATACAACCGCTCCATGCCAGGCGTGTTGAAGAACGCGCTGGACCACGCCTCGCGGCCCTACGGCCAGAGCGTGTGGGGCGGCAAGCCCGCCGGCGTGATCGGCGTGTCGGTCGGTGCCATCGGCACGGCGATGGCGCAGCAGCATTTGCGCAACGTGCTCGCCTACCTGAACGTTCCCACGCTCGGCCAGCCCGAAGCCTTCATCCAGGCCAAGGACGGCCTGTTCAACGCCGACGGCAGCATCGGCGACGCGAGCAAGGCGTTTCTGCAGGGCTGGATGGACCAGTACGTGGCTTGGGTCAAGAAGCACGTTTGA
- a CDS encoding ABC transporter ATP-binding protein: protein MDTTTSNVSPLLQVDGVSLEYRTPERLVRATHRVSFDVFAGDRYVLLGASGCGKSSLLKAVAGFVPPREGEIRLNGRAVRQPGPDRIVVFQEFDQLPPWKTVRENVMFPLLASKKLGRKEAAERASHYLAKVGLADFADAHPHTLSGGMKQRVAIARALAMQPQVLLMDEPFAALDALTRRRMQEELLALWDEFRFTLIFVTHSIEEALVVGNRIGLLSPHPGRLRAEINSHQFDLQSQGGTEFQATAQRIHRLLFEHEAANADQHKEAA from the coding sequence ATGGACACGACCACTTCCAACGTGTCGCCCCTGCTGCAGGTCGATGGCGTCAGCCTGGAGTACCGCACGCCCGAGCGCCTGGTGCGCGCCACGCACCGCGTGAGCTTCGATGTGTTCGCCGGCGACCGCTACGTCTTGCTCGGCGCCTCCGGCTGCGGCAAATCGAGCCTGCTCAAGGCGGTGGCCGGCTTCGTGCCGCCGCGCGAGGGCGAGATCCGTCTGAACGGCCGTGCCGTGCGCCAGCCCGGGCCCGACCGCATCGTGGTGTTCCAGGAGTTCGACCAGTTGCCGCCATGGAAGACGGTGCGCGAGAACGTGATGTTCCCGCTGCTGGCATCGAAGAAGCTGGGCCGCAAGGAGGCCGCCGAACGTGCCAGCCATTACCTCGCCAAGGTCGGGCTGGCCGACTTCGCCGACGCGCATCCGCACACCTTGTCGGGCGGCATGAAACAACGCGTGGCCATCGCCCGTGCCCTGGCCATGCAACCCCAGGTGCTGCTGATGGACGAGCCGTTCGCCGCGCTCGATGCGCTCACGCGCCGGCGCATGCAGGAAGAACTGCTGGCGCTGTGGGACGAGTTCCGCTTCACGCTGATCTTCGTCACGCATTCGATCGAGGAAGCGCTGGTGGTGGGCAACCGCATCGGCCTGCTGTCGCCGCACCCCGGTCGGCTGCGCGCCGAGATCAACAGCCACCAGTTCGACCTGCAGAGCCAGGGCGGCACCGAGTTCCAGGCCACGGCGCAGCGCATCCACCGGCTGCTGTTCGAGCACGAAGCCGCGAATGCGGACCAGCACAAGGAGGCCGCATGA
- a CDS encoding methionine ABC transporter ATP-binding protein has translation MIELRDIVQTYKGSSGPVEALRGVNLEVKQGEVYGIIGRSGAGKSSLVRVINLLNRPTSGQVFVGGRDLTTLDGDALRVARRDIGIVFQHFNLLSSRTVFDNVALPLEIAGLGQSEIQARVEPLLELVGLSALRDRFPAQISGGQKQRVGIARALANRPKVLLSDEATSALDPETTRSILGLLKQINREFGLTIVLITHQMQVIKQVADRVAVIDAGRIVESGPVMEVFTRPQHATTKSLIDEIVPQELPESVLARIRTLMSAGPVGGSQLLRLAFAGAGSDAPLLSDVIRRFGIDLSILHGQIDEIQGQPFGTLAVFARGAREPLQAAVAHLRAAGVAVQEVIQESASAVPAHRELADVR, from the coding sequence ATGATCGAGTTACGGGATATTGTTCAAACCTACAAGGGCTCCTCCGGCCCGGTCGAGGCGCTGCGCGGCGTCAACCTCGAGGTCAAGCAGGGTGAGGTCTACGGCATCATCGGCCGCAGCGGCGCGGGCAAGAGCTCGCTGGTGCGGGTCATCAACCTGCTGAACCGCCCGACCTCGGGCCAGGTGTTCGTCGGCGGCCGCGACCTGACCACGCTCGACGGCGATGCGCTGCGGGTGGCGCGGCGCGACATCGGCATCGTCTTCCAGCATTTCAACCTGCTGTCTTCGCGCACGGTGTTCGACAACGTGGCGCTGCCGCTCGAGATCGCCGGTCTCGGCCAATCCGAGATCCAGGCCCGCGTCGAGCCCTTGCTCGAACTCGTGGGCCTTTCCGCGCTGCGCGACCGCTTCCCGGCGCAGATCAGCGGCGGGCAGAAGCAGCGCGTGGGCATCGCCCGCGCACTGGCCAACCGGCCGAAGGTGCTGCTGTCGGACGAAGCGACATCGGCGCTCGACCCGGAGACCACGCGCTCGATCCTGGGCCTGCTCAAGCAGATCAACCGCGAATTCGGCCTGACCATCGTGCTGATCACGCACCAGATGCAGGTCATCAAGCAGGTGGCCGACCGCGTCGCGGTGATCGATGCCGGCCGCATCGTCGAGAGCGGCCCGGTGATGGAGGTCTTCACGCGGCCGCAGCATGCCACCACGAAAAGCCTGATCGACGAGATCGTGCCGCAGGAGCTGCCCGAGAGCGTGCTCGCGCGCATCCGCACGCTGATGTCGGCCGGCCCCGTCGGCGGCAGCCAGTTGCTGCGCCTGGCGTTTGCGGGCGCCGGCTCGGACGCGCCGCTGCTGTCCGACGTGATCCGCCGCTTCGGCATCGACCTCAGCATCCTGCACGGCCAGATCGACGAGATCCAGGGCCAGCCCTTCGGCACGCTGGCGGTGTTCGCCCGCGGCGCGCGCGAGCCCTTGCAGGCGGCCGTGGCGCATCTGCGTGCGGCCGGCGTCGCGGTGCAGGAAGTGATTCAGGAATCCGCGAGCGCCGTGCCCGCCCACAGGGAGCTCGCCGATGTTCGCTAA
- a CDS encoding ABC transporter ATP-binding protein, with product MIRWFESLLHPYSEDAPKPPPRGFFAFIWKCTAGARRYILALTLLTAVVGAFEALLFAMMGRIVDWLGQVAPAQLWTQERGRLLLLAAILLASPLLIWLQTLIKHQTLAGNFPMLLRWKFHRLMLGQSMSFYQDEFSGRVATKVMQTALAVRDVCLIVGDILVFVVIYFVTMVAVVGGFDAWMLAPFIGWGVLYGFALRYFVPRLSKVAKSQADARSLMTGRITDAYTNIATVKLFSHAGREAGFARSAMQDFLQTVHGQMRLVSGFEVVNQILSMLLTLATAGVALWLWTQGQVGVGAVAAATAMALRLNGISHWVMWEMAALFEHVGTVQDGIQTLSKPNAVQDAPDAAPLKVTRGAVRFEDVNFAYGGGADARQVLDHFSLDIRPGEKIGLVGRSGAGKSTIVNLLLRFYDVERGRILVDGQDIARVRQESLRAQIGMVTQDTSLLHRSVRDNILYGRPDAGDAQMESAARRAEAHDFIQNLGDARGRHGYDAHVGERGVKLSGGQRQRIAIARVMLKDAPILLLDEATSALDSEVEAAIQTSLYRLMEGKTVIAIAHRLSTIAAMDRLVVLDQGRIVEVGDHASLLARDGLYARLWAHQSGGFLGEAAEPEIPQPTEIAPPAVEPRRDPALNDHD from the coding sequence ATGATCCGTTGGTTCGAAAGCCTGCTGCATCCGTACAGCGAGGACGCACCCAAACCGCCGCCGCGCGGTTTTTTCGCTTTCATCTGGAAGTGCACCGCCGGCGCGCGCCGCTACATCCTGGCGCTCACGCTGCTGACCGCCGTTGTCGGCGCGTTCGAGGCACTGCTGTTCGCGATGATGGGCCGCATCGTCGACTGGCTCGGCCAGGTTGCGCCCGCCCAGTTGTGGACGCAGGAGCGCGGCCGTCTGCTGCTGCTGGCCGCCATCCTGCTCGCCAGCCCGCTGCTGATCTGGCTGCAGACGCTGATCAAGCACCAGACGCTGGCCGGCAACTTCCCGATGTTGCTGCGCTGGAAGTTCCACCGGCTGATGCTCGGCCAGAGCATGAGCTTCTACCAGGACGAATTCTCGGGCCGGGTCGCCACCAAGGTGATGCAGACCGCGCTCGCGGTGCGCGACGTGTGCCTCATCGTCGGCGACATCCTGGTCTTCGTGGTGATCTATTTCGTGACCATGGTGGCCGTGGTCGGCGGCTTCGACGCCTGGATGCTCGCGCCGTTCATCGGCTGGGGCGTGCTCTACGGCTTTGCGCTGCGGTATTTCGTGCCGCGGCTGTCCAAGGTGGCCAAGTCGCAGGCCGATGCGCGGTCGCTCATGACTGGCCGCATCACCGACGCCTACACCAACATCGCCACGGTGAAGCTGTTCTCGCATGCGGGCCGCGAGGCCGGCTTCGCGCGCTCGGCGATGCAGGATTTCCTGCAGACCGTGCATGGCCAGATGCGCCTGGTGAGCGGCTTCGAAGTGGTCAACCAGATCCTGAGCATGCTGCTGACCCTGGCCACGGCCGGCGTGGCGCTGTGGCTGTGGACCCAGGGCCAGGTCGGCGTGGGCGCGGTGGCCGCGGCGACCGCCATGGCGCTGCGGCTCAACGGCATTTCGCACTGGGTCATGTGGGAGATGGCCGCGCTGTTCGAACACGTCGGCACGGTGCAGGACGGCATCCAGACGCTGTCCAAGCCGAACGCCGTGCAGGATGCGCCGGACGCCGCGCCGTTGAAGGTCACGCGCGGCGCGGTGCGGTTCGAGGACGTGAACTTCGCCTACGGCGGCGGCGCGGATGCGCGCCAGGTGCTCGACCACTTCTCGCTCGACATCCGGCCCGGTGAAAAAATCGGCCTGGTCGGCCGCTCCGGCGCGGGCAAGTCCACCATCGTCAACCTGCTGCTGCGCTTCTACGACGTGGAGCGGGGCCGCATCCTCGTCGATGGGCAGGACATCGCCCGGGTGCGCCAGGAAAGCCTGCGCGCGCAGATCGGCATGGTCACGCAGGACACCTCGCTGCTGCACCGCTCGGTGCGCGACAACATCCTCTACGGCCGGCCCGATGCCGGCGACGCGCAGATGGAATCCGCCGCGCGGCGCGCGGAGGCGCACGATTTCATCCAGAACCTGGGCGACGCCAGGGGCCGCCACGGCTACGACGCGCATGTGGGCGAACGCGGCGTGAAGCTCTCCGGCGGCCAGCGCCAGCGCATCGCCATTGCGCGCGTGATGCTGAAGGACGCGCCCATACTGTTGCTCGACGAGGCCACGAGCGCGCTCGACTCGGAAGTCGAGGCCGCGATCCAGACCAGCCTGTACCGGCTGATGGAGGGCAAGACCGTGATCGCCATCGCGCACCGCCTGTCGACGATCGCCGCCATGGACCGGCTGGTGGTGCTCGACCAGGGCCGCATCGTCGAGGTCGGCGACCACGCGAGCCTGCTGGCGCGCGACGGCCTCTACGCCCGCCTGTGGGCGCACCAGAGCGGCGGTTTCCTCGGCGAGGCAGCCGAACCGGAAATCCCGCAACCGACCGAAATCGCCCCCCCGGCCGTCGAACCCCGGCGCGACCCGGCGCTGAATGACCATGACTGA
- a CDS encoding methionine ABC transporter permease, whose translation MFANFSQALLELFVSSLWETVVMVGISGIVGALLGVPLGVFLRLTDTGGVLQNGAANRIVGGIVNAVRSTPFIILLVAIIPLTRFVTGSSIGTAAAVVPLTIAAAPFVARLVETALREVDHGLIEAAQAMGATTGQIVWKVLLPEALPGIVAGLTITFVSLTGYSAMAGAIGGGGLGDLGIRYGYQRFLPEVMLAVVVVLILFVQLVQSGGDWLVRRLSHK comes from the coding sequence ATGTTCGCTAATTTTTCGCAGGCGCTGCTGGAGCTGTTCGTCAGCTCGCTGTGGGAGACCGTCGTCATGGTCGGCATCTCGGGCATTGTCGGTGCGCTGCTCGGGGTGCCGCTGGGCGTGTTCCTGCGCCTCACCGATACCGGCGGCGTGCTGCAGAACGGCGCGGCCAACCGCATCGTCGGCGGCATCGTCAATGCCGTGCGCTCCACGCCCTTCATCATCCTGTTGGTGGCGATCATCCCGCTCACGCGTTTCGTCACCGGTTCGTCGATCGGCACCGCCGCGGCGGTGGTGCCGCTCACGATCGCCGCCGCGCCCTTCGTGGCCCGCCTGGTGGAAACCGCGCTGCGCGAGGTCGACCACGGCCTGATCGAGGCCGCGCAGGCCATGGGTGCGACCACCGGCCAGATCGTCTGGAAGGTGCTGCTGCCCGAAGCGCTGCCCGGCATCGTCGCCGGCCTGACCATCACCTTCGTGAGCCTGACGGGCTATTCGGCCATGGCCGGCGCCATCGGCGGCGGCGGACTTGGCGACCTCGGCATCCGCTACGGCTACCAGCGCTTCCTGCCGGAGGTGATGCTGGCCGTGGTGGTCGTGCTGATCCTGTTCGTGCAGCTGGTGCAAAGCGGCGGCGACTGGCTGGTGCGCCGACTCAGCCATAAATAA
- a CDS encoding thioredoxin family protein, producing MPVKPDVLVACLCADWCGACREYKSRFEQAQAAFSSARFLWVDIEDQADWVDPIEVENFPSILVTVDGEPRFFGTVLPHLETLERLIKAQIDAPTAPALRDPQVRALAQRLLAAAEA from the coding sequence ATGCCCGTGAAACCCGACGTCCTCGTCGCCTGCCTGTGCGCCGACTGGTGCGGCGCCTGCCGCGAATACAAAAGCCGCTTCGAACAGGCACAGGCCGCGTTTTCGTCCGCGCGTTTCCTCTGGGTGGACATCGAGGACCAGGCCGACTGGGTCGACCCGATCGAGGTGGAGAATTTTCCGTCGATCCTGGTGACCGTGGACGGCGAGCCGCGCTTCTTCGGCACGGTCCTGCCGCACCTCGAAACCCTGGAGCGGCTGATCAAGGCGCAGATCGACGCGCCGACGGCACCCGCGCTGCGCGATCCGCAAGTCCGCGCGCTCGCACAGCGGCTGCTGGCCGCCGCCGAGGCCTGA
- a CDS encoding DMT family transporter: MLLHIAGLWLLSSLDATGKLLVLGGVPVLMVSWFRYTVHVALMTVTVVPRRGRAIWRTTSLRGQLLRGALMIATTVLFFSVLGRLPLAEGTAMNFMAPVFLMALAPWLLHEPSRLHRWLGVLAGFVGMLIVVRPGAQLDPVGVGLGLLTALAFAFFQVATRRLAADDPLTTNYYGGVFGAVSLTLALPWFWRDLPLTGWQWLLLGSTGVTGFLGHWLQITAYSRAPATLLAPFSYLQIVAATTLGWLLFDQLPGRTTALGIGLICLAGLGVALTEGLRARRLENL, translated from the coding sequence GTGCTGCTCCACATTGCCGGCCTGTGGCTGCTGTCCAGCCTGGACGCCACCGGCAAGTTGCTCGTGCTCGGCGGCGTGCCGGTACTGATGGTGTCCTGGTTTCGGTACACCGTGCATGTGGCGCTGATGACGGTGACGGTCGTGCCGCGCCGCGGCCGCGCCATCTGGCGAACGACCTCGCTGCGCGGCCAACTGCTGCGTGGCGCATTGATGATCGCCACGACGGTGCTGTTTTTCTCGGTGCTCGGCCGCTTGCCGCTGGCCGAGGGCACGGCGATGAATTTCATGGCACCGGTGTTCCTGATGGCGCTCGCGCCCTGGCTGCTCCACGAGCCCAGCCGGTTGCACCGCTGGCTGGGCGTGCTGGCCGGTTTCGTCGGCATGCTGATCGTGGTGCGGCCCGGCGCCCAGCTCGATCCCGTCGGCGTCGGGCTCGGCCTGCTCACCGCGCTGGCCTTTGCGTTCTTCCAGGTGGCGACGCGCCGGCTTGCTGCCGACGACCCGCTCACCACCAACTACTACGGCGGCGTGTTCGGTGCGGTGTCGCTGACGCTGGCCCTGCCCTGGTTCTGGCGCGACCTGCCGCTCACCGGCTGGCAATGGCTGCTGCTGGGCTCGACCGGGGTGACCGGCTTCCTCGGCCACTGGCTGCAGATCACCGCTTACAGCCGTGCGCCCGCCACCCTGCTCGCGCCTTTCAGCTACTTGCAGATCGTGGCCGCGACCACGCTCGGCTGGCTGTTGTTCGACCAGCTGCCGGGCCGCACGACGGCACTGGGCATCGGGCTGATCTGCCTGGCCGGCCTGGGGGTGGCGCTGACCGAAGGCCTGCGCGCGCGGCGCCTCGAGAACCTCTAG
- a CDS encoding DOPA 4,5-dioxygenase family protein: MTLSHPDTQTPFEAPPILGFHAHVYFDAHSLAAARALCERAAALFDAKMGRVHERPVGPHPDWSCQLAFAPAVFGTLVPWLAMHRGPLVVFIHPVTGNDLVDHRDRAMWMGAVRPLDLSVLSGEPTTYVF; this comes from the coding sequence ATGACCCTCAGCCATCCAGACACCCAGACCCCTTTCGAAGCCCCGCCCATTCTGGGTTTCCATGCCCACGTGTATTTCGATGCGCACAGCCTTGCCGCGGCCCGCGCCCTGTGCGAGCGCGCCGCCGCCCTGTTCGATGCCAAGATGGGCCGCGTGCACGAGAGGCCGGTCGGACCGCATCCGGACTGGAGCTGCCAGCTGGCGTTCGCACCCGCGGTGTTCGGCACCCTGGTGCCGTGGCTCGCGATGCACCGTGGTCCACTGGTGGTGTTCATCCACCCGGTGACCGGCAACGACCTGGTGGACCACCGCGACCGCGCCATGTGGATGGGCGCGGTGCGGCCGCTGGACCTCTCCGTGCTCTCGGGCGAACCGACCACCTACGTCTTCTGA
- a CDS encoding ABC transporter permease has product MNTAALKLPLRAQTAETISVSTPTRFAHLPPVRPEAEYTLPPLGDVAPERALPWSTRIWQQGGVRKAVILLALAALWEIVARIQNNDLLLPSFLQTAAALGDGLASGELVEKTRLSLGVLLQGYVIGIVAAFGLTTLAVSTQFGRDLLTTLTSMFNPLPAIALLPLALLWFGLGNNSLVFVLVHSVLWPLALNMYAGFQGVPETLRMAGRNYGLRGLRYVLQILVPAALPAILAGLKIGWAFAWRTLIAAELVFGASSGKGGLGWYIFQNRNELYTDKVFAGLALVIIIGLLVETLGFHTLERLTIRKWGVGR; this is encoded by the coding sequence ATGAACACCGCAGCCCTGAAACTGCCGCTGCGGGCGCAGACGGCCGAAACCATTTCGGTGTCAACGCCCACGCGCTTCGCGCACTTGCCACCCGTGCGCCCCGAAGCCGAATACACGCTGCCGCCGCTGGGCGACGTGGCGCCCGAACGCGCCCTGCCCTGGTCCACGCGCATCTGGCAACAGGGCGGCGTGCGCAAGGCGGTGATCCTGCTGGCACTGGCCGCGCTGTGGGAGATCGTCGCGCGCATCCAGAACAACGACCTGCTGCTGCCAAGTTTCCTGCAGACCGCCGCGGCCTTGGGCGACGGCCTGGCCAGTGGCGAACTCGTCGAGAAGACGCGGCTGTCGCTCGGCGTGTTGCTGCAGGGTTACGTGATCGGCATCGTGGCGGCCTTTGGGCTGACGACATTGGCCGTTTCGACGCAGTTCGGCCGCGACCTGCTGACCACGCTGACCTCGATGTTCAACCCGCTGCCGGCCATCGCGCTGCTGCCGCTGGCCCTGCTGTGGTTCGGCCTGGGCAACAACAGCCTGGTGTTCGTGCTGGTGCATTCGGTGCTCTGGCCGCTGGCGCTGAACATGTACGCCGGCTTCCAGGGCGTGCCCGAAACCCTGCGCATGGCCGGGCGCAACTACGGCCTGCGCGGCCTGCGCTACGTGCTGCAGATCCTGGTGCCCGCCGCCCTGCCCGCGATCCTGGCCGGCCTGAAGATCGGCTGGGCCTTCGCCTGGCGCACGTTGATCGCCGCCGAACTGGTGTTCGGCGCATCCTCGGGCAAGGGTGGCCTGGGCTGGTACATCTTCCAGAACCGCAACGAGCTCTACACCGACAAGGTCTTCGCCGGCCTGGCGCTGGTGATCATCATCGGCCTCTTGGTCGAGACGCTCGGCTTCCACACGCTGGAGCGGCTCACGATCCGCAAGTGGGGCGTGGGTCGCTGA
- the rlmH gene encoding 23S rRNA (pseudouridine(1915)-N(3))-methyltransferase RlmH — translation MKLVIIAVGQRVPDWAQTAYDDYAKRFPPELKVELKAVKTEPRGSKTLENLLAAERERIEAAIVSSLGRNARIVALDERGTNLTTVALAGKLKHWQLESDDVALVIGGPDGLEPAFRQAAHERIRLSDLTLPHAMVRVLLIEQLYRAWSVNANHPYHRE, via the coding sequence GTGAAGCTGGTCATCATCGCCGTTGGCCAGCGCGTGCCCGACTGGGCGCAGACCGCCTACGACGACTACGCCAAGCGGTTTCCACCCGAACTCAAGGTCGAGCTCAAGGCCGTGAAGACCGAGCCGCGCGGCTCGAAGACGCTGGAGAACCTGCTGGCCGCCGAGCGCGAGCGCATCGAAGCGGCCATCGTGTCAAGCCTGGGTCGCAATGCCCGTATCGTGGCCCTGGACGAACGGGGGACCAACCTCACCACCGTGGCCTTGGCAGGTAAGCTCAAGCACTGGCAATTGGAAAGCGACGACGTGGCACTGGTCATCGGCGGGCCCGATGGCCTGGAGCCGGCATTCCGCCAGGCTGCGCACGAACGCATCCGCCTGTCCGACCTGACGCTGCCGCACGCCATGGTGCGTGTGCTGCTGATCGAGCAGCTGTACCGGGCCTGGTCGGTCAATGCCAACCATCCTTATCACCGAGAATAA
- a CDS encoding MetQ/NlpA family ABC transporter substrate-binding protein, which translates to MHKRTLIHSALALAAAVAFTGAAFAQDKPLKVGVTAGPHAHIFEQVKKVAEKDGLKIQIVEFSDYIQPNAALAAGDLDANSYQHKPFLDQQVKDRGYKLVSVAYTVNYPIGIYSKKVKDLKELKDGARFGIPNDPTNGGRVLLVLQDLGLIKLRAEAGLKATPLDVTDNPKKIKFVELEAAQLPRSLDDLDASAINTNFALSAGLNPQKDAIAKESAKSPYVNILVVREQDKDKPWVTKLVKAYHSDEVRKYIETEFKGSVLAGF; encoded by the coding sequence ATGCATAAACGCACTCTCATCCATTCCGCCCTGGCCCTGGCCGCTGCCGTGGCCTTCACCGGCGCCGCCTTCGCGCAGGACAAGCCGCTGAAGGTCGGCGTCACCGCCGGCCCGCACGCGCACATCTTCGAGCAGGTGAAGAAGGTTGCCGAAAAGGACGGCCTGAAGATCCAGATCGTCGAATTCAGCGACTACATCCAGCCCAATGCCGCACTCGCCGCTGGCGACCTCGACGCCAACAGCTACCAGCACAAGCCTTTCCTCGACCAGCAGGTCAAGGACCGCGGTTACAAGCTGGTCTCGGTGGCCTACACCGTCAACTACCCGATCGGCATCTACTCCAAGAAGGTCAAGGACCTGAAGGAACTCAAGGACGGCGCACGCTTCGGCATTCCGAACGACCCGACCAACGGCGGCCGCGTGCTGCTGGTGCTGCAGGACCTGGGCCTGATCAAGCTCAGGGCCGAAGCCGGCCTGAAGGCCACGCCGCTGGACGTGACGGACAACCCGAAGAAGATCAAGTTCGTCGAACTCGAAGCCGCGCAACTGCCGCGTTCGCTGGATGACCTGGACGCCTCGGCCATCAACACCAACTTCGCCTTGTCCGCCGGCCTGAATCCGCAGAAGGACGCGATCGCCAAGGAAAGCGCCAAGTCGCCCTACGTGAACATCCTGGTGGTGCGCGAGCAGGACAAGGACAAGCCATGGGTGACCAAGCTGGTCAAGGCCTACCATTCGGACGAAGTCCGCAAGTACATCGAAACCGAGTTCAAGGGCTCGGTGCTCGCCGGTTTCTGA
- a CDS encoding DUF2242 domain-containing protein, which translates to MVPEILTRPSPVRRIPQLALLALCALLGACTNIVPPKPLPQQEQFNSTDTYSRMFDASPVQTCEASRRALLSQGYLITTSTTDLVQGTKSFQPDTENHVQMEIRVVCTAETRDGKVTLGFVTALQDRYALKKSNNSASLGVGALGSVSLPFSSSSDAMIKVGSETITSEAFYDRFFALVQRYLVISTEEAEEAAATPPAVIKPTVKTAPQPDLKVEIKPDIQPDAKSDLDPPPPADKP; encoded by the coding sequence ATGGTGCCTGAAATCCTGACCCGTCCTTCCCCCGTCCGCCGCATCCCGCAACTGGCGCTGCTCGCGCTGTGTGCCCTGCTGGGCGCCTGCACCAACATCGTGCCGCCCAAGCCGCTGCCGCAGCAGGAACAGTTCAATTCCACCGACACCTATTCGCGCATGTTCGACGCCTCGCCGGTGCAGACCTGCGAGGCCTCGCGGCGTGCGCTGCTGAGCCAGGGCTACCTCATCACCACCAGCACCACCGATCTGGTGCAGGGCACGAAGAGCTTCCAGCCCGACACCGAGAACCATGTGCAGATGGAGATCCGCGTGGTCTGCACCGCCGAGACGCGCGACGGCAAGGTCACGCTGGGCTTCGTCACGGCGCTGCAGGACCGTTATGCCTTGAAGAAGAGCAACAACTCGGCCAGCCTGGGCGTCGGGGCGTTGGGTTCGGTGTCGCTGCCGTTTTCGTCGAGCAGCGACGCGATGATCAAGGTCGGCAGCGAGACCATCACGAGCGAGGCTTTCTACGACCGCTTCTTCGCCCTGGTGCAGCGTTATCTGGTGATCAGCACCGAGGAGGCGGAGGAGGCGGCCGCCACGCCGCCGGCTGTGATCAAGCCGACCGTGAAGACGGCACCGCAGCCCGACCTCAAGGTGGAAATCAAGCCCGACATCCAACCCGACGCCAAGTCCGACCTGGACCCGCCGCCACCGGCGGACAAGCCCTGA
- the rsfS gene encoding ribosome silencing factor — MTTAPQTETVAKKDTQKLQRAIVDGLEDVKAQDIAVFDTEHLSALFERVIVASGTSNRQTKALAASVRDAVREAGFPKPRIEGEENGEWIIVDCGQAVVHVMQPAIRQYYHLEELWGEKPVRLKFGAAKPLPKAEEAPKPAAKSPAKKASAKKLSPEAAKKAAKAKAKALAESLLAPERPVIEAPKRAAKKTAAAPAPAKKAAAKTAVKTVAKTPAKKVALKTIVVKAPVAVQKQQAAAKKAAKTAPKTAPKKTAPRKA; from the coding sequence ATGACCACTGCACCGCAAACGGAAACCGTCGCCAAAAAAGACACCCAGAAACTTCAGCGGGCCATCGTCGACGGTCTGGAAGACGTGAAAGCACAGGACATCGCCGTGTTCGACACCGAGCATCTCTCGGCCCTGTTCGAACGCGTGATCGTGGCCTCGGGCACCTCCAACCGGCAGACCAAGGCGCTGGCCGCCAGCGTGCGCGATGCCGTGCGCGAAGCCGGTTTCCCCAAGCCGCGCATCGAGGGTGAGGAAAACGGCGAATGGATCATCGTCGACTGCGGCCAGGCCGTGGTCCACGTCATGCAGCCGGCGATCCGCCAGTACTACCACCTCGAGGAATTGTGGGGCGAAAAGCCGGTGCGCCTGAAGTTCGGCGCCGCCAAGCCGCTGCCCAAGGCGGAAGAGGCGCCCAAGCCCGCGGCCAAATCACCGGCAAAGAAAGCCAGCGCCAAGAAGCTGTCGCCCGAAGCCGCCAAGAAGGCCGCCAAGGCCAAGGCCAAGGCCTTGGCCGAGAGCCTGCTCGCGCCCGAACGTCCTGTCATCGAAGCGCCGAAGCGCGCGGCGAAGAAGACCGCTGCAGCACCTGCGCCCGCCAAGAAGGCCGCTGCCAAAACAGCAGTGAAGACCGTGGCCAAGACGCCAGCCAAGAAGGTTGCGCTGAAGACCATCGTCGTGAAGGCGCCGGTCGCCGTGCAGAAGCAGCAAGCCGCCGCCAAGAAGGCGGCCAAGACGGCCCCGAAGACGGCCCCGAAGAAGACCGCGCCGCGCAAGGCCTGA